The Lewinellaceae bacterium genome has a segment encoding these proteins:
- a CDS encoding BamA/TamA family outer membrane protein produces the protein MILQRSYIPFIALFLLIGSLPAGRLNAQKPGRYVLQVLPLSDKNGFVEEHIKYKKEQPDSLAVFSEIRSIVSRLRAEAFLEASADSIAFRDSLVYVFLHVGSPYEWARLSDGNVGPLWLGQVGFREKNFRNKRFSTREVTRLMDDLLTFAENNGYPFAKVWLDSISAENGVINAQLFLDQKSYIRLSPLEVSGEADISVQYLSFYLGLKEGTPYNREKILQAKNRLQELPFVRLKKDPYVTFQNGFATVHLELEKKNASRFDFLIGVLPDKQKRGKVLITGSLEAEFKNQFGKAEEIYLQFEQLRPQTQQVEVSFAYPYLLKLPFGADFTFELYRRDTNFIDIKYETGVKYSFSGNNYLKAYAGKHVSNLLSVDTASIKVSGRLPDTLDITRTTLGLEYALERLDYRYNPRSGFSVRLRAGAGLRDLRRNSLIESAGLGELYDALVSRSFQYRIEAQAAYYLPVGQTGAVKAGLQTGILLSDDKLLANEQYRIGGNRLLRGFDEESVFATNFVVSTLEYRLLLDRNGYLYVFGDLARVDEETVQNVEQTISLPYGFGAGLTFETKAGIFGISLAYGSRKGNPIDFGEPKVHFGFVSLF, from the coding sequence ATGATTCTTCAAAGATCCTACATACCATTCATCGCTTTGTTCTTACTGATCGGAAGTTTACCGGCCGGCCGTCTGAATGCACAAAAGCCCGGGAGGTATGTCTTACAGGTGTTGCCCCTGTCGGATAAAAACGGGTTCGTGGAAGAACATATTAAGTACAAGAAAGAGCAGCCGGATTCCCTGGCGGTTTTCAGTGAAATACGCAGTATCGTCAGTCGCTTAAGAGCAGAAGCTTTCCTGGAGGCTTCTGCCGATTCCATCGCTTTTCGCGACAGTTTGGTTTATGTCTTTTTACATGTTGGGTCTCCCTACGAATGGGCGCGTTTGTCGGATGGTAATGTGGGCCCGTTATGGCTCGGACAGGTGGGCTTCCGGGAGAAAAATTTTCGCAATAAACGCTTCTCCACCCGGGAAGTCACCCGCCTGATGGATGACCTGCTCACCTTTGCGGAAAACAACGGCTACCCTTTTGCGAAAGTCTGGCTCGACAGCATCAGTGCCGAAAACGGGGTCATCAATGCTCAGCTTTTCCTGGATCAAAAATCTTATATCCGGCTGTCCCCATTGGAGGTTTCCGGGGAAGCGGACATTTCTGTCCAATACTTAAGTTTTTATCTTGGATTGAAAGAGGGCACACCCTATAACCGGGAAAAGATCCTCCAGGCAAAAAACCGGCTCCAGGAACTTCCATTTGTACGGCTGAAAAAAGATCCTTACGTGACCTTCCAAAATGGTTTTGCCACCGTACACCTCGAGTTGGAAAAGAAAAATGCCAGTCGCTTCGATTTCCTCATCGGCGTGCTGCCTGACAAACAAAAAAGGGGTAAAGTATTGATCACCGGATCCCTTGAAGCTGAATTTAAGAACCAATTCGGAAAGGCAGAGGAAATTTATTTGCAATTTGAACAACTCAGACCGCAGACCCAGCAAGTGGAGGTTTCCTTTGCTTATCCCTACCTGTTGAAATTGCCTTTTGGGGCTGATTTTACTTTTGAACTGTATCGGCGGGACACCAACTTTATCGATATAAAATATGAAACAGGGGTGAAGTACAGTTTCAGCGGAAACAATTACCTGAAAGCTTATGCCGGGAAGCACGTATCCAACCTGCTTTCCGTGGATACTGCAAGTATTAAGGTTTCCGGGCGGTTGCCGGATACCCTCGACATCACCCGAACGACTCTTGGACTGGAATACGCCCTGGAAAGGCTGGATTACCGTTACAATCCCCGGAGTGGATTTTCTGTCCGCCTCCGCGCGGGAGCCGGCCTCCGCGACCTCCGACGGAACAGCCTCATCGAAAGCGCCGGACTGGGGGAGTTGTACGACGCCCTGGTGAGCCGATCCTTTCAGTACCGGATTGAGGCACAGGCAGCCTATTATTTACCGGTCGGTCAAACGGGAGCCGTCAAAGCGGGCCTACAGACCGGCATTTTATTGTCGGATGATAAGCTGCTGGCCAATGAGCAATACCGCATCGGCGGTAACCGCCTGTTGCGGGGTTTTGATGAAGAATCTGTTTTTGCCACGAATTTTGTCGTTTCCACCCTCGAGTATCGTTTGTTGCTCGACCGCAACGGGTACCTGTATGTTTTTGGTGACCTGGCGCGGGTGGACGAGGAGACCGTGCAGAACGTTGAGCAAACCATCAGCCTGCCATACGGCTTTGGGGCGGGCCTTACCTTTGAAACCAAAGCCGGCATTTTTGGCATCAGCCTGGCATACGGAAGCCGAAAGGGCAATCCCATTGATTTTGGGGAACCTAAAGTTCATTTCGGATTTGTCAGTTTGTTTTAG
- a CDS encoding LysR family transcriptional regulator, with protein sequence MTIQQLEYIVALDNYRHFVKAAEHCFVTQPTLSMQVKKLEEEFGVQIFDRSQKKLVPTNAGIKILLKARQIIREVKQLNELVSNQMKSMEGSFRLGIIPTLAPYLLPLFLPAFIKVNPQTKLIIQEQQTTDILNGLKNDLLDIGLLVTPVMEHDIREIPLFNEPFLAFFPEDFPLKGKEAIEAEALDLSQLLVLTDGHCFRDQTLNICGHHGHAPGLNFDYQSGSIEALVNLVKQGVGYTLVPELAVKQCNFKGQIRRFQTPEPVREVSLVVHNSFAKEALIDSMRTEILANIPKSMLSKKRYLRVNWR encoded by the coding sequence ATGACCATACAACAGTTGGAATACATCGTCGCCCTGGACAATTACCGTCATTTTGTGAAAGCTGCTGAACATTGTTTTGTGACCCAGCCTACCCTGAGCATGCAGGTCAAAAAACTGGAAGAGGAATTTGGGGTTCAGATTTTTGATCGATCCCAAAAGAAACTGGTTCCCACCAATGCCGGCATAAAAATTTTGCTCAAGGCGCGGCAGATTATCCGGGAGGTCAAACAATTGAATGAACTGGTTTCCAACCAGATGAAATCGATGGAAGGCAGCTTTAGGCTGGGCATTATCCCGACCCTGGCACCTTACCTGCTGCCGCTTTTTTTGCCGGCTTTCATTAAGGTTAATCCTCAAACGAAACTCATCATCCAGGAACAACAAACAACGGATATTCTCAACGGGCTGAAAAACGATCTGTTGGATATTGGTTTGCTGGTGACTCCTGTGATGGAACATGATATCAGGGAAATCCCCCTGTTCAACGAACCGTTTCTCGCTTTTTTTCCGGAAGACTTTCCCTTAAAAGGCAAGGAAGCCATCGAAGCCGAAGCCCTGGACCTGTCGCAATTGCTTGTGCTTACGGACGGGCATTGTTTTCGCGATCAGACCTTGAATATCTGCGGGCATCACGGACACGCGCCGGGACTTAATTTTGATTATCAAAGTGGCTCCATCGAAGCCCTGGTGAATCTCGTAAAACAAGGGGTTGGATACACCCTGGTGCCCGAACTTGCGGTCAAACAATGCAATTTCAAGGGACAGATCAGGCGGTTTCAAACCCCGGAACCGGTTAGAGAGGTCAGCCTGGTGGTTCATAACAGTTTTGCCAAAGAAGCCCTGATCGATTCCATGCGGACGGAAATCCTGGCGAATATTCCCAAAAGTATGCTTTCCAAAAAAAGGTATTTAAGGGTAAACTGGCGATAA
- a CDS encoding DNA starvation/stationary phase protection protein, producing the protein MMQNTIGINQVAANKLVTQLNDLLANYEVYYQNLRAFHWNITGPGFFELHLKFEALYTAANTSIDEIAERILTLEGQPLHTFTDFLSASTIKEAKGLTTAGATVQTVIENLGTLIAIERDLLKNAAEADDEGTVSMISDYIKAQEKEVWMLRSYVG; encoded by the coding sequence ATGATGCAAAACACAATAGGAATTAACCAGGTAGCAGCGAACAAACTGGTCACCCAGTTAAATGATTTGCTTGCCAATTACGAAGTGTATTATCAAAATTTACGCGCATTCCACTGGAACATTACTGGTCCGGGATTTTTTGAGCTTCATTTAAAATTTGAAGCATTGTACACCGCAGCGAATACCTCCATCGATGAAATTGCCGAACGAATCCTGACTCTTGAGGGGCAACCCTTACATACTTTTACCGACTTCCTGAGTGCTTCCACAATCAAAGAAGCCAAAGGACTGACCACTGCCGGTGCAACGGTACAAACCGTTATCGAAAATCTAGGAACACTCATTGCCATTGAGCGTGACCTTCTCAAAAATGCTGCTGAAGCGGATGACGAGGGTACCGTTTCCATGATCAGTGATTACATCAAAGCCCAGGAAAAAGAGGTTTGGATGTTGCGTTCTTATGTTGGATAA
- a CDS encoding peroxiredoxin, with protein MENQEVMANTMPRIGDQAPDFTAVTTKGTIKFSDYAKDKWLVLFSHPADFTPVCTTEMSGFAERKGEFDALNTELMGLSIDSIHAHLAWVNNVHKNTGVYFDFPIIADIDMKVSKLYGMLQPNESETAAVRAVFFIDPSKKIRLIMYYPLNVGRNMDEILRVLEALQVSDANKVAMPLNWRKGDKVIVPPPKTLVEMAERNANTTYEKVDFYLCKKDLN; from the coding sequence ATGGAAAATCAAGAAGTAATGGCAAACACCATGCCTCGTATCGGAGATCAGGCGCCTGATTTCACCGCCGTAACCACCAAAGGAACCATCAAATTCTCCGACTATGCCAAGGACAAATGGTTGGTTTTATTTTCTCACCCTGCTGACTTTACTCCTGTTTGTACGACAGAAATGAGTGGTTTTGCAGAAAGAAAAGGCGAATTCGACGCCCTGAACACTGAACTGATGGGATTGAGCATCGACAGCATCCACGCCCACCTGGCATGGGTAAATAACGTGCATAAAAACACCGGCGTCTATTTTGACTTCCCGATCATTGCCGACATCGACATGAAAGTGTCCAAGTTGTATGGCATGTTGCAGCCCAATGAAAGCGAAACGGCTGCGGTAAGAGCCGTATTCTTCATCGACCCTTCCAAAAAGATCAGACTGATCATGTACTACCCGCTGAATGTTGGTCGTAACATGGATGAAATTTTGAGGGTCCTGGAAGCGCTGCAGGTATCGGATGCCAATAAAGTGGCCATGCCGCTGAACTGGAGAAAAGGCGACAAAGTCATCGTTCCTCCACCAAAAACCCTTGTTGAAATGGCCGAAAGAAATGCTAACACGACATACGAAAAGGTCGATTTTTACCTGTGTAAAAA